One window of the Diospyros lotus cultivar Yz01 chromosome 12, ASM1463336v1, whole genome shotgun sequence genome contains the following:
- the LOC127787564 gene encoding uncharacterized protein LOC127787564, with the protein MDMKEAGSQRKLQLQEPEELRLEAYENSKIYKEKAKAAHDKLIAKKEFNVGNKVLLYNSRLKLMPVEIMDGSTTTKFTVNGQQLKPFYESFQEHTVEELHLLNAAYN; encoded by the exons atGGACATGAAAGAAGCTGGTTCCCAGCGGAAGCTTCAATTGCAAGAACCTGAGGAATTGAGGTTAGAGGCATATGAGAACTCCAAGATCTACAAGGAAAAGGCCAAAGCTGCACATGACAAATTGATTGCCAAGAAGGAGTTCAACGTTGGCAATAAAGTCCTCCTCTACAATTCACGCCTAAAGTTGATGCCTG TTGAGATCATGGACGGGTCGACTACGACgaaattcacagtgaacgggcagcaGCTTAAGCCATTCTATGAGAGCTTTCAGGAACATactgtggaggagctgcatctcctcaacgccgccTACAATTGA